Part of the Planococcus plakortidis genome is shown below.
ACAGCTTTCTCGAATGCTTCTCGACCAATTAAAGAAGAAGAAGCAGCTGCTCTAGATGAAGCGGGCATTGAATATACAGAATTCCTTCTTGCTTATGACGGGCTATCAGTAGTCGTCAACCAGGAAAACGACTGGGTAGAGGATTTGACAGTTGAAGACTTGAAAAAACTTTGGGTAGAAGATGGCAGCACGAAAATGTGGTCAGACATCAACCCGGAATGGCCGGATGAAGAAGTCGTCTTCTATGCGCCAGGTACAGCTTCTGGAACATACGATTATTTCAATGAAGTCATCCTAGAAGATGAAGACATCGTTGAATCGGCGACATTGTCTGAAGACGACAATACGCTCGTGCAAGGAATCCAAGGGGATCCAAATGCGATCGGATTCTTCGGCTATGCTTACTACATTGCGAACCAAGATACATTGAAAGTCGTAACCATCGATGGCGTCGAGCCAACTCCTGAAACGATTGAATCCGGTGACTATTCGCCACTGTCACGCCCGCTCTTCACTTACGCCAACAATGCGAAAATTGCTGAAGATGAAGCGGCTTACGATTTCATGCAGTTCACTTTGGAGAACGCCGGGCAAATGGCCGAAGCTGTTGGATACGTTCCATTGGCAGTAGAAGATTACGAGCAAGGCTTGGCAGATCTTAAAGCGTTGAAATAAATCAAGTTGCAAGTTCAGTCTTAGGGTGAGCAGCTGCTGCTCGCCTTTTGCGGTTGAAAGGGGATTCCATTATGCGGACATCGGTTCAAGAACTGATCGCAAAGTCGAAAGATAAGAAAAGTAAAAAAGTCATTGAGAGACTCATCCCGATTCTATTGTTTCTGATCGCTTCTGTTTCGGTTTTGACAACTATCGGGATTGTCCTGACATTGATCATTGAAACCATTACCTTCTTTACGCGGGTGCCGCTCGCCGATTTCATCCTTGGCACGACTTGGCTGCCGTTCGCCAATAGCGGAGCGCAGTTCGGCATTTGGCCATTGATCGTCGGTACGCTGAAAATTACCGGCATCGCGATTATCGTGGCTGTGCCGATCGGCATTTCAGCTGCCATTTACTTGAGCGAATACGCTTCTGATAACGTACGGCGCATCGTCAAGCCGGTCCTTGAAGTGCTGGCGGGGGTCCCGACCATCGTCTACGGCTTTTTCGCCCTGACGTTCGTGACACCTGTATTGCAAAGCTTTTTCCCGGAGATCAAGATCTTCAACGCGATTTCACCGGGGATTGTCGTTGGCATCATGATTATCCCGATGATTGCTTCACTGTCTGAAGACGCCATGTCATCTGTCCCGAAAAGCATTCGCGACGGGGCGCTTGCCATGGGCTCGACAAAGTTTGAAGTCGCTTGGAAAATCACTGTTCCAGCCGCATTTTCCGGCATCATTGCCTCGGTTGTGCTCGGTTTGTCCCGTGCGATCGGCGAGACGATGATCGTTTCGCTTGCGGCAGGTTCCACGCCGAAATTCGATGGCGATTTCACCGGTTCGATCCAGACAATGACCGCCTATATCGTGCAAGTATCCAAAGGCGATGCCGGCTATGGGACGACAATCTATTATTCCATTTATGCGGTCGGGTTTACCTTATTCCTCTTCACGATGGCGATGAATATCCTGGCAGGCTATATGTCAAAACGTTTCCGGGAGGAATATTAAGATGAGATACGTTGAACACGAAAAGGTTGTTCGTCGCATGAACGGCCGGATGATCGTTAACCGGGTCTTTCAAGGGCTCTTCATGTTTGCCACGGCGCTTGCGCTGCTTGCGTTGGTCATCTTGCTGTACCGGATCGTCAGTCAAGGGGCAGGGCATTTATCGCTTGATTTCCTGACCAATTTTGCATCGCGGTTCCCGGAAAAAGCAGGGATCAAAGCGGCGCTTGTCGGGTCGATTTGGTTAATGGCAGTTGTCGCCCCGACATCCATTTTGCTTGGTGTGGGGTCCGCGATTTATTTAGAGGAATACGCCAAAAAAGGACGCATCACGACGTTTATCCAAATGAACATTTCCAACTTGGCGGGCGTTCCGTCGGTCGTCTTCGGACTTTTGGGATTGACGATTTTTGTCCGCGCTTTGGCGCTCGGCAACAGCATCCTCGCAGCAGGCTTTACGATGAGCTTGCTCATCCTGCCGGTCATTATCGTAGCGGCACAGGAAGCGATCCGTTCGGTTCCTGGCGAATTGCGCGATGCATCGTACGGCATGGGTGCTAC
Proteins encoded:
- the pstA gene encoding phosphate ABC transporter permease PstA, coding for MRYVEHEKVVRRMNGRMIVNRVFQGLFMFATALALLALVILLYRIVSQGAGHLSLDFLTNFASRFPEKAGIKAALVGSIWLMAVVAPTSILLGVGSAIYLEEYAKKGRITTFIQMNISNLAGVPSVVFGLLGLTIFVRALALGNSILAAGFTMSLLILPVIIVAAQEAIRSVPGELRDASYGMGATKWQTIVRIILPAAIPGILTGSILALSRAIGETAPLIVVGIPVIIQFLPEGVMDTFTALPMQIYDWSSRPQAEFQTVAAAGIIVLMVVLLFMNSIAVFIRNKFDKSY
- the pstC gene encoding phosphate ABC transporter permease subunit PstC; protein product: MRTSVQELIAKSKDKKSKKVIERLIPILLFLIASVSVLTTIGIVLTLIIETITFFTRVPLADFILGTTWLPFANSGAQFGIWPLIVGTLKITGIAIIVAVPIGISAAIYLSEYASDNVRRIVKPVLEVLAGVPTIVYGFFALTFVTPVLQSFFPEIKIFNAISPGIVVGIMIIPMIASLSEDAMSSVPKSIRDGALAMGSTKFEVAWKITVPAAFSGIIASVVLGLSRAIGETMIVSLAAGSTPKFDGDFTGSIQTMTAYIVQVSKGDAGYGTTIYYSIYAVGFTLFLFTMAMNILAGYMSKRFREEY
- a CDS encoding PstS family phosphate ABC transporter substrate-binding protein — protein: MRNWKFAMASTILGTAFLLGACGSTEETATGSETADSASDEAVVEGSVTGDGSSTVAPILEGIVEEYAAVQPEVQVTVGVSGTGGGFEKFIQGETAFSNASRPIKEEEAAALDEAGIEYTEFLLAYDGLSVVVNQENDWVEDLTVEDLKKLWVEDGSTKMWSDINPEWPDEEVVFYAPGTASGTYDYFNEVILEDEDIVESATLSEDDNTLVQGIQGDPNAIGFFGYAYYIANQDTLKVVTIDGVEPTPETIESGDYSPLSRPLFTYANNAKIAEDEAAYDFMQFTLENAGQMAEAVGYVPLAVEDYEQGLADLKALK